The region CAGTTTCAACGGCATGTGATTTTTCAATATTCATAATTAACAATCCAATTTATTACCAATTATAATCCGGCATCGTCCAATTTTTTATGATTTTTCTTTGATTCGCCCGGTACCATTCCAGGTTGTCCCTGTACTTTTGATAACCATTTGCCCGGCCGTTCTTAATATTCTCCTGAAGGTGAAGCAGGGATTCGATAATGGATTCGGGCCGCGGCATGCATCCGGCAATCCAGGTATCCACAGGAATATATTTATCCAACATTTTAATGGTGTTGTAGGAATCCCAGTACATTCCGCCGTTAATGGGACACGAGCCAAAACCGATGACATATTTTGGATCCTGCATCTGTTCGTAGGTTCGGATAATCCGCTTGAGCGTTTTTACCGTCACGTAGCCTGTCACCAAAATCACGTCAGCCTGGCGGGGTGTGGCCATCATAGTAATGCCAAACCGTTCCACATCGTAACGGGAGGTCATTGTGGGCGGTACTTCGATAGCCCCGCAACCCGTACCATAAGCAATCACCCAGAGGGAATTTTTCCTTGCCCAGTTGGCTACAATCTCCAATCCCTTATCTTCGGGGGAATTTACAGCGTCTAATTTACCGTTCATAATGAATCCGTTTATTCCTTTGCTCTAACCAAAAAATACAATGTCGTTCAGTGTTAGGCGGCCGTTACCAAATCAATAAAACCAGGCCAAGCAGTCCAATCAGGGTCGGCCAGGTCCAAAAAAAGCCGATGGTTTGTTCGGTTCGAAACCGGGGATAAACCAATCCCACAAAAACCGGCCACAAAAAGATTGCAAATGTCTTGACCACTAAAGAAACCAGATTGCCGGCTCCCCCTAAAAACAAATCTGTAAAGAGGGTCAGTTTCGCAAACACAAAAATGGCGTGGCTGGACATCATGGTTCCCAGATATTTCCCCCCAAATTCTGACATGGGGCCGGATGCAATTTCCTGAGGGGCAATGGGCACATCAAAGGGCTGGTGCCCCATCATACCCAACAGGGCAACAAAAGCCGCAATACTGGCCAAGGGGGAATGAATTATGTTCCAATGGCCCCCCGCCTGAGCGTTCACCAATTCCACCAACGAGGTGGTATGATAGTGCATCATCAGGGTAATAACGGCCACAAGAAACGGTAATTCAAACCCAAGCATTTGGGTAAGGCCTCTTGAAACCCCGATAATGCCGTTGGGGTTTGCGCTTTCCCCAACAGCCAGAGCCATTCCAAGGCTGCCGAACACCATCAAATAAATAATGAGAATTAAATCTCCTTGAAAGCTCAAACCGGAAAAAAAAGTGGATCCGGTCAGTACCGGAATAAACAGCAGGGTGGACACCGAACCGGTTACTGCAAAAGCCGGCCCCAGATGAAACATGGTTCCGTGTGAAATGGCTGATTTTTTCTTAAATAGCTTTATGACATCAATAAACTGCTGGTAAACCGGTGGTCCATAGCGATTTTGTACCCTGGCCGTAATTTTTCGGTCAATTCCCATGTACAGGAGCCCGATTGTCCAGGCCATAAAAACAATTACCAGCAATCCCAAAAGTGTGGTCATCTAAAACAACTCCCTTTCAATCCTTCCTAATCTGCCAGATACGGACTCAAGATGAGTACGTGTCACCGTTTTACTCAATTCCGCCGTGCAAAAAAATACGGCCACACCCCGCAAACTAAAAAACAATATGCCGGGCAAAGATGAATAATGTGGCCAAAAATAGAATAACATACAACGCGTACGTCTGACCGTTTCCGGTGTAGACGAACCGTAAATAGTCAAATAGATTTTCCAAATTGGCCGCAAGGCTCGTGTAGAACCGATCGGCACTGTTTTTCAGAATCATCCAGAAGGCGCGTGCAAACGGTTTATAAAAGTCCGTTGCATATTTAAAAGATGCCCCCTCGGGAATCGGCTCACCGGACGTGTGGATATCGTTTTGTGTGGCCTTTTTTGACTTGGACCAGAACCACGTCAGAGCCACGGCTACTCCCAGTAAGACGGTTCCCACGGTAGAAGCCACGGTAAACGGATTGACATGCCCGGTGGGGGCTGTCAAATGATACGTCCCGACGTTTAGGGGGGCCACACCCGGGACAAACGCCATGGCCTTCGAAATCACACTCAGGGCCAATGACGGACGAACCCCGAACAGAACAGTCAAACTCAGCAAAATCAACATGGGAATCCGCATCGACCAGGGCACCTCTTTGACATCCTCAAATTGCTCCGGAAGCGGTCCCAGAAAAACAGAGGCGATCAGGCGGTACGCGTAGAGAAAAGCCCCCGTACTGGCGATCATGGCCACAATCAAAAGAAAAACCATCTGGTTGTTGATTAAGGCCTCGTATAAAATCCACTTGGCGGGGAATCCGCTTAAGGGCGGAATACCCGCAAGGGTGATAATACCGAACAACATAATTACAAACGAATAGGGCATTTTTTTGATGAGCCCCCCCAGTTCGTCCATGCGGTGGGTTCCCGTACGGTAGAAGACGGCACCCATTACCAGAAAAAGCATCCCCTTAAAAATGGCATGGTTCAGGGCCTGAAAAAATGCACCGGCCACCCCCAGCGTAGACGCCACTCCCAAACCCAAAATAATGTACCCCACCTGTCCCACACTGGAATAGGCAAGCAGTTTTTTACCATCCTCCTGGACGACGGCAATGATTGTGGCAACAAAGGCCGTAACGGCGCCAAACCAGGCAATAACATAGTGAAATGTGGGCGTTCCCAGCACACTGCCGAATCCCTGCATCAGCTTTCCACCCGCCAAAACGAACAGAAGAATCACAAAACCGTATGCCCCCATTTTACTCAGGGCGCCGGAAAACAGTGCTGTAAAGGGTGCCGGTGAGGCTTCATACGCATCCGGTGCCCAGGTGTGCAGCGGGATAACCGCTGCCTTAACCCCGAAGCCAATGGAAAACAGCGTGAACACCATGAACAAATTGGCCGTGCTCAAGGCGGGCAGATCAGCGGCAATCGTCGAAAAATCCAGTACGCCAAATTTGGAATAGAGAAAAACAATCGCCAGGAGCATGGAATAGGCGCCAATGACACTCATCACAAAGTATTTGAGTCCCGCCTTCTGAGCTTCATACCGATAGTAAATGACATTTAAAAAGGAGGACCAGGTCATAATTTCCCAAAAGAAGAAGAGCGAGAGGAAATCTGCCGAAAAAAGGATCCCCATCATCGAAGCGACGGTCATGACAAAGGCAAAATAAAAATAATCCTGCCGTTCGTGATTCCACAGATACGTAAATGTAAACGGGACAATCAGGAAAGCCAGCCCCATAACAATACTACCAAAAAACCATGACAACATGTTGGTATGCCAGGTCAGGTGAAATCCCATCAGCGACCACGAGAACGAGGAGGTTTTTCCGTAAAGTCCCAGAAAAACAATAGATGCCCAGGTCATTCCCGCAAAAATAACACCGTTCCGAAGGGTCTTGGAAACCCTTCCCAAAGCAGGCAGTACAATTGCGGTTGAAAATAAAATCAGCAAAATTTCGACGATCGGATTCATGACTAAAATTTATCCCGGTTCTTAGAACGTTCCTAACACACTGTGAATATAGAATTGTTTGTCGAATAATTCCCGTGCAGCCGGATGCAACAAAGCCATCACCCAATTGGGATACAGTCCGATTACAATGGCCGCGATAACCAGAACTCCCATTGAAATTAAACCCGACAGGGGCAGTTGTTCCGCCTGAATATTTTGTCCGGCAGGTTTAAAGAAAAGTCTGCCAACCACGCGAAGGTAGTAAACCGCCTCAATAACGCTGCCCAACAAAATAAGGGCGGCAATGAGCATGTAATGGGCCTTGACCGTCTCGGAAATGATCAGGAATTTGCTCCAAAATCCATTCAGGGGGGGCAGCCCGATAATTCCAAAAGCACCGACACTGAATGCCAGAGCCGTGAGCGGAGTCTTTCGCCCCATGCCGTCCATATCTTCAATATTCTTACTGCCCGAATGGTACACCAGATACCCGGCTGCAAGAAAGAGAAGCGCTTTCAGAATGGCGTGATTCAGGATCTGAAAAAGTCCCGCCACAATTCCACCTAACGTTCCCAGACCCAACGCGACTAAAATCATTCCCATCTGGCCGATGCTTGAGAACGCCAGCATTCGCTTCACCTGTTTCTGACGCAGGGCAGACATTTCTGCAATCAGCAGTGTAATGATTCCCATTATGACAAGAAAATAGAACAAGCTGTGAAAATCAAATATCGTGTAGATCATGCGGGCGAGGGCATACACGGCCCCCTTTACAACAATTGCCCCGAAGATAGCCCCAATGGGAGAAGGCGCCATCGAATAGGCATCGGGAGCCCACCCGTTCAGAGGAAACATCTCCGATTCAATCCCCAAACCGACCACCATTAGAATAACGGCCATTACCGCCAGTTTGGGATCCATGGTGGGCATTTTGGCCGCAATATCCGCCATGTTCAGGGTCCCGGTTCCCACGTAAATCAATAAAATACCCAACAAAACAAAATTGGACCCCAAGGAACCAATCATCAAATATTTAAATGCCGCTTCCGACCCATCCCTGTCGCGAATGAAACCCGTCAGCGCATAGGCTGAAATACTGGTGATCTCCATAAAAACAAACATATTGAAAATATCGCCCGTAAGAACCATTCCAAGAGATCCGGTGACCAGCATTAAACAAAGCATGCAGTATTTTTCTTTTGGCTCCACCTTGATATACCAGATGGAATAAATGGCCACCAAAAAGGCCACACTGGTAATGATCAGGGCCAGAAAAATTCCCAGAGGGCCAATGGTTAAATTGATACCGACGGGCGGCTTCCACCCTGCAATGACCACAATAATAGGCTTTTTGAGGGCTTTGGGGATCAGGGAAATCACCAGGTAAAGATTAAACCCAAGGGTTAAAAGGGGCAAGGCTTCTGCGGCGCCTTTCCAAAATTTTTGGGCAACAGGAATTAAAAATGCTGTGAACAAGGGCAATGCAATTAATAGTACAGGATCCACCGTTTCACCTATTCGTCTATTTTCTTTTTAGCCGTGCCTAAACCGATGTCAAACCGGAAATCTCTAAAAATCCACTCACTCCAGACCGAACAACTCACCATTTCAATTGTCGGATTTTGTTAATATTGAGTGTCTTATGATGATCGTACAATCGAATAACAATTGAAAGAGCCATAGCCGTGACCGCCAGACCAATCACGATGGCCGTTAGCACCAGTGCCTGGGGCACGGGATCGACCATTTGTGACGCCTTCATGGACATATTTGAAAAAATCGGAGCGGTCTTTCCATGGATATAACCAATTGAAATCAGAAGAATATTTACCCCGGTTTCAATTATGCTCAATCCAAGAACGATCTTAATCAAATTCTTTTTCGTCAGAACGGCGTACGCTCCAATCAAAATAAGTGAAATTGACGCCATATAATAAATCATGCCAAAAAATCCTTTGTCTTTTTACAGGATATCCTGCACGTTAACGAATGGTTTCCATCATATTATCGATCACACCGGTTAATTCAGAACCAACCTTCAGACCGATGGCAATGTAAATTAAGGGAATGACGCCCGCACTGAAAATCGTGTTGGGAACACCGGGCGGCAAAAAATTGTACAAAAAGCTCTGTCCGTAGATTAACCCCAGAAGCCCGATACTCACAAATATCATTCCGGCAAGGGATTCCGTAATGCTCAATCCCCAGTGACTTACATCGTAGCTCCGGTAGGCCATGTACATCAGCAGAAATCCGGTGGCAATAATCACCCCTCCCGGAAATCCGCCCCCCGGTGTCAGATGTCCGTGCACAAAAACATAGGCACCCAGCAAAACAATCAGCGGAAACAGGATTCGTGCCCCGACCCTCACAACGGGGCTGGCCTCTGTCCGCGGACGGCGTTTGCCCCGCTTGTCATAGAGCATCGCCCCCAGACCCGTTGCAGCCAGGAATAAAACCGTCACTTCTCCCAGCGTATCAAATCCCCTGAAATTGACAACAATGGCCGTTACAATATTAACAGAACCCGTTTTGGGAACGCCCTCCGTAAGATAAACCTTCGCCACATCCGGATTCATCCGATCCTGGCCGAAGGGAATGGCGGACATGGTTACAATGAGATAATAACCAATCACGGCCAGCGCTAAAATGCTTAAGGTTTTTCTCATTCTTCGTACCTTTTGGTTTTACGAACCGTAATAATAAAAATAACCGTTGTTAAGCCGACTCCAACGGCGGCTTCGGTCATTGCAACGTCGGGTGCCTGAAGCAGATAAAAATAGACCGACGCAATCAGACTAATGACCGAGCTGGCCACAATCGCCGCCACCAAATCCCTGAAATAAACCGTTAAAATGGCGGCGCCAATAATTACAACCGTTAATACAACCAATAAAGCTGTTGCCATTTATTCGTCCTCAATTCCACCGTGTTCGGAAACTTCTTTATAGTGATCCGTAACGCTTTTTCCCCACAGTTTTACACCGCTCTTGTAGCTTCCCCGGCCAAGCGCATGGCTTGAAATCGGAGATGCCAGAAGAATAAAAAATGCAATAATAATGGTTTTAAAAATCCATTGCGGATGAATAATCCCCACACCGACAATCGTAAAAAACGATCCCAGTGTGGTTGCCTTTGTACCCGCTTGCAGGCGGTTGTAGACATCGGGAAAACGAAGAATACCAAGCCCCCCCAAAAATAAAAAAATAACGCCGATGGTGGTTACGATATGTCCGATAACAGTCAGCATTAGAGCCCCCCTTCCAGGTATCGGGCAATCGTCAAAACGCCCACAAAACTTAAGACGGCATAAACCAAGGCTACATCGATGTAAATGTAGCGATCAAAGTACAATCCCAAAAGAACCAGAAGAGACGTTGTGATTGTGGTCATGGCATCGGCAGCCACCAGGCGGTCCGATGTGGTTGGGCCCTTAATCACACGCAGGCTGGTTACCACCAATGCAAGGCCAATGACTGCAAAATAAAAAATCATCACTCGTATATCTCCTTTAAGTATTTTTCAAATTTTCCGGCAATGATTTCGCGGGCCTTTTCTTTGTCGTCCGTTTTGACATCAATCCAGTGGATAAAATATCGGTCTCCAATAATGTCCATGGTCAATGTGCCGGGAGTTAACGTAATCGAATTGGCCAGAGCCAATTTCCCAACCTCGGATGTGAGGGTGGTCTTGAACTCAACAATCCCCGGATTAATGGGCATTTTAGGACTGAGCACACGATAGGCCACATCCAGATTGGCCTTAATCATTTCCCAGAAGAAAACAAAAAAATAAATGAAAAGTGTAAATACACGCTTGGGGGCTAAATTACGCAGACCGGTTGAATTAAAATGGGGTGCATAAAAGTAGGCAGATATGAAAGAAAACGTAAATCCGACAATTAGTTCTTGCGGATTTAATGAGCTTGTAAAAGCAATCCAGATTCCGAAAAACGCAATAAGGCTGAATAAAAATTGATTGAATCTTCCGGCCATTTTTCCAGTATCCTATCTCTTTGAGAATGAGTATGATATCTCAACCACACGCACCTTATCCTGACCCGGAAGAAATTCTTCAGGTAAATCGGCCTTATTTTGAATCTATTTAAAGTATCTTTATACATTTCCGAGATCAGGTTCATTCGTTTTGTCGGCTTATTCCGACGAACGCTTTCTTTATTTAACCGTTACAAAACGAGCAACCATCACCTGTATTTTCCAGATCTGCCCATTTTGTAACTATAGTGTATTGTGCATTGAATCTATAGTTTCTACTATAGCTTTTTTCGGCATATAAGCTAATTGTTGGAAGAATTAAAGTCAAGACTTTTTTTAATTTTTTTGGGAGAATAAAAAATATTTCCCTTTAAATAGGCACCTATTGGTCCTATTAAATTGGGTGTCTATTCGGAGATAAAAAAAAGCCCCCGGCTCTCGCCGAAGGCCCCTTGGGAGGAAGAAATATGAAGAAATAAACGGGAACAAAAATATGTTTTGAATTTTCTACTAATATTTCGGCATCATTTTCAAAAACTTTAGACTTATTTTACATAAATCGATAACCGACTCCGTGGATTGTTTCAATATATTTTGAAGGATATTTTACCTCCCCCAATTTTTCACGCAGGCGCTTAATATGAACGTCCACCGTACGGTTTGTGACATAGATTTTATGCCCCCAAACCTTTTCCAGAATTTCCTGGCGCGAAAACACATTTTCTCGTCGCGACGCCAAAAGATAGAGCAGTTTGAATTGAATATAGGTTAAGTCGATGGGGTGCCCGGCCTTTTTCACGCGATGTTCATCCAGATCAATTTCAATATCCCGCACCTTAATGCGGTTTTGTGTAAGACGGATACGCCGGTACAGCGCTTTTACCCGGGCCAGCATTTCCCGCATGCCAAACGGATAATTGATAAAATCATCGGCCCCCAATTCCAACCCCTTGACTCGGTCATTCTCATCCGCATCATAAGCACTTAAAACAATGCCTATTCGGCGGGTCAACTGATCATTCTTCAATTCGCGGCATATTTCCCACCCGGAAATCTCAGGAAGATTGGCGTCCAAAAAGAGAATAATGGGCGGATCTTCATTCAAATGAGAAATAACCCCCCTGCCGTCCTTGGCTTCTGCAATACTAAAACCTGATTCGCGAAGTGTTTTTACAATTTTTTTTCTGAGAATCTCATTCTCAACTGCCACTAAAATTTTGTCTTCTCCCATAGGTCTTGTCCTTT is a window of Calditrichota bacterium DNA encoding:
- a CDS encoding NADH-quinone oxidoreductase subunit B, which translates into the protein MNGKLDAVNSPEDKGLEIVANWARKNSLWVIAYGTGCGAIEVPPTMTSRYDVERFGITMMATPRQADVILVTGYVTVKTLKRIIRTYEQMQDPKYVIGFGSCPINGGMYWDSYNTIKMLDKYIPVDTWIAGCMPRPESIIESLLHLQENIKNGRANGYQKYRDNLEWYRANQRKIIKNWTMPDYNW
- a CDS encoding NADH-quinone oxidoreductase subunit H, which produces MTTLLGLLVIVFMAWTIGLLYMGIDRKITARVQNRYGPPVYQQFIDVIKLFKKKSAISHGTMFHLGPAFAVTGSVSTLLFIPVLTGSTFFSGLSFQGDLILIIYLMVFGSLGMALAVGESANPNGIIGVSRGLTQMLGFELPFLVAVITLMMHYHTTSLVELVNAQAGGHWNIIHSPLASIAAFVALLGMMGHQPFDVPIAPQEIASGPMSEFGGKYLGTMMSSHAIFVFAKLTLFTDLFLGGAGNLVSLVVKTFAIFLWPVFVGLVYPRFRTEQTIGFFWTWPTLIGLLGLVLLIW
- a CDS encoding proton-conducting membrane transporter; protein product: MPLLTLGFNLYLVISLIPKALKKPIIVVIAGWKPPVGINLTIGPLGIFLALIITSVAFLVAIYSIWYIKVEPKEKYCMLCLMLVTGSLGMVLTGDIFNMFVFMEITSISAYALTGFIRDRDGSEAAFKYLMIGSLGSNFVLLGILLIYVGTGTLNMADIAAKMPTMDPKLAVMAVILMVVGLGIESEMFPLNGWAPDAYSMAPSPIGAIFGAIVVKGAVYALARMIYTIFDFHSLFYFLVIMGIITLLIAEMSALRQKQVKRMLAFSSIGQMGMILVALGLGTLGGIVAGLFQILNHAILKALLFLAAGYLVYHSGSKNIEDMDGMGRKTPLTALAFSVGAFGIIGLPPLNGFWSKFLIISETVKAHYMLIAALILLGSVIEAVYYLRVVGRLFFKPAGQNIQAEQLPLSGLISMGVLVIAAIVIGLYPNWVMALLHPAARELFDKQFYIHSVLGTF
- a CDS encoding cation:proton antiporter (subunit C of antiporter complex involved in resistance to high concentrations of Na+, K+, Li+ and/or alkali), with product MIYYMASISLILIGAYAVLTKKNLIKIVLGLSIIETGVNILLISIGYIHGKTAPIFSNMSMKASQMVDPVPQALVLTAIVIGLAVTAMALSIVIRLYDHHKTLNINKIRQLKW
- a CDS encoding cation:proton antiporter; the protein is MRKTLSILALAVIGYYLIVTMSAIPFGQDRMNPDVAKVYLTEGVPKTGSVNIVTAIVVNFRGFDTLGEVTVLFLAATGLGAMLYDKRGKRRPRTEASPVVRVGARILFPLIVLLGAYVFVHGHLTPGGGFPGGVIIATGFLLMYMAYRSYDVSHWGLSITESLAGMIFVSIGLLGLIYGQSFLYNFLPPGVPNTIFSAGVIPLIYIAIGLKVGSELTGVIDNMMETIR
- a CDS encoding DUF4040 domain-containing protein, with translation MATALLVVLTVVIIGAAILTVYFRDLVAAIVASSVISLIASVYFYLLQAPDVAMTEAAVGVGLTTVIFIITVRKTKRYEE
- a CDS encoding Na+/H+ antiporter subunit G is translated as MLTVIGHIVTTIGVIFLFLGGLGILRFPDVYNRLQAGTKATTLGSFFTIVGVGIIHPQWIFKTIIIAFFILLASPISSHALGRGSYKSGVKLWGKSVTDHYKEVSEHGGIEDE
- a CDS encoding cation:proton antiporter (subunit F of antiporter complex involved in resistance to high concentrations of Na+, K+, Li+ and/or alkali) — encoded protein: MIFYFAVIGLALVVTSLRVIKGPTTSDRLVAADAMTTITTSLLVLLGLYFDRYIYIDVALVYAVLSFVGVLTIARYLEGGL
- a CDS encoding Na+/H+ antiporter subunit E, which encodes MAGRFNQFLFSLIAFFGIWIAFTSSLNPQELIVGFTFSFISAYFYAPHFNSTGLRNLAPKRVFTLFIYFFVFFWEMIKANLDVAYRVLSPKMPINPGIVEFKTTLTSEVGKLALANSITLTPGTLTMDIIGDRYFIHWIDVKTDDKEKAREIIAGKFEKYLKEIYE
- a CDS encoding response regulator transcription factor — its product is MGEDKILVAVENEILRKKIVKTLRESGFSIAEAKDGRGVISHLNEDPPIILFLDANLPEISGWEICRELKNDQLTRRIGIVLSAYDADENDRVKGLELGADDFINYPFGMREMLARVKALYRRIRLTQNRIKVRDIEIDLDEHRVKKAGHPIDLTYIQFKLLYLLASRRENVFSRQEILEKVWGHKIYVTNRTVDVHIKRLREKLGEVKYPSKYIETIHGVGYRFM